In Candidatus Binataceae bacterium, the sequence TGCAAACGCTGCGCCGACCAACCGCATGCGCCTGCGTCCATAGCTTGATTGAAAAGGCGGACAATCTCTCGCTCTTCGGCAGCGGTGGGCGTCCGCTGCTTGGCCTCCTCGGGACTGCCCATCACCCACGTAATAAGCGGGCTGAGCGGGACGCAAGCCTGCAAATTGACGCCCTTCGGCCGCCGCTCGAGACTATCGAGGAACTGCGGGAACGTAACCCAGTCCCAAGGCAGACCGGCCTTCATCGAGGCGTAGGGAATCGCCTCCACGCGAGTCATGGTCAGCATCGCCCGCTCGCGCTGTTCGGACCGCACGGGGGCGAAGCCAAAGCCGCAGTTGCCGATCGCGGCCGTGGTCACGCCATGCCATCCGGAAATCGAGCAATAGGGATCCCAGAAAACTTGCGCGTCGTAATGGGTGTGTAGGTCGACAAATCCAGGAGCGACAATCAACCCCGAGGCATCGATCTCACGCCGGCCATCGCTCGCGGCAAGCTCGCCGATCTCGCTGATTCTCCCATCTTTGACGCCGATATCGCCGCAGTAGCGAGGAGCCCGGGTCCCATCGATGATCATACCGTGCTTAATTACCGTATCGAACCGGGGCATTCGCTATCCTTCACGACTCAGCGCCAAACCGTCGATGATTCGCTAAGCTTATCCGAGGCTTGCGAGGCGCGCTACTTGATCCGCGATTTCCCGATCACCTCAGCTTGACGCAAATCCGCACCTTCCGGCGAGTCAATCACGCGACGTGCTTCGCGCGCCTGCACTTCCACTTCACTATCGGAGAGAGCCGCCGTATCACCATCGTAACGACGGCCGGCCTCAACACTGTAGTCACCCGAACCACCAGTTGGCGGCGTACTCGCGGGTGCGCCGGACTCACCCCAGTAGTCGCTGACGTCTTCTGTGAATGATGGGTTGGTCATGTCGGGCCAGTGATCCTTGTCGAAACCAGGGGCGTTCATTAGCCTCTCTTTATCGACGTCGAGGATGAAGCATTTATTGTCCTCGTCGAGCGTCAGCGCCTGCCATGGAATTGCAAAGAGCCGCTCGCCCAGTCCGAGAAAACCGCCAACGGCCAAGGCTGCGTAGGCGACACGGCCCGAGGGCACATCAATCATGATTTCCCTGATCGACCCAACGTTTTCGTTGGATCGATTCCGCACCGAATCTTTTGCCAGGGTGCTGGCTGAGAGCACGCGTCGGAACGGGATTGAAGAGTCGGTATGTATGATATTCTGTTCGCGCATGATTATTCTCCTTAGAGTAGTTTCGGGACCGCACCGGAATCGGAGACTCGGCGCCGGTTGAGGATCTCAAGTTAAAAATTGAGCAATGCGCGCCATTAGCAATTTGCGAGTAATTAATGGGCGCGCTGGTCATGATTGATCGCGATTGATCGCGAAAAAGCCTAATAACGATATACTTGACCCAGTGTCTCGCCAACTATGAATTTTATACTTGGTTGAGCCGGTGCCGGACGCCTTGGCTTAATTTGTATAAGGACGACCGGGATACTCCACATCCTCGGAAACTATTGAGGCCGATCGGCCATGACCGCTGCTGAGGCAGGACTTTGCGCTCGTCAGATACTTCGAGTGATTCGCTTATTCTCGAAGCGGCAGCTTATTGAAGAGCTTTTGCATATCTGCGGCATGTTGCTCTTCAACCGATAGGATATCGGCCATCAGCTTGCGGGTGGTGACGTCGTTCTCGCCTAGCCACCTGACGATCTCGGAATAAGACTCGACCGCGATTCGCTCGGCAATTAAAT encodes:
- a CDS encoding PRC-barrel domain-containing protein, whose translation is MREQNIIHTDSSIPFRRVLSASTLAKDSVRNRSNENVGSIREIMIDVPSGRVAYAALAVGGFLGLGERLFAIPWQALTLDEDNKCFILDVDKERLMNAPGFDKDHWPDMTNPSFTEDVSDYWGESGAPASTPPTGGSGDYSVEAGRRYDGDTAALSDSEVEVQAREARRVIDSPEGADLRQAEVIGKSRIK